The window ctaaaaagagcatgaaacagttgaagctcattcagaatgctgcagcttcggttctgaccagaacaaagaggttgGAACAAATTACTCCAATTCGAAAGTCTCTACATTGGCTCCcggtcagctttagaatagattttaaagttctgctactggtctataaattacgaaacggtttaggtcctgaatacatgaattaaATGCTAATTGACTATGAACCCAGTAGAggctctgagatcaacagactcgggtcaaatagtggagcacagagtcacGTGACCGGCCCGACTCATCCATTTGACGTCTTTCTCGCCGCAGACCCGCCCGCCAGCGTCGAGTCCTGCCGAGCGTTGACCGATCAGATGCTGAGCTGCTTCAAGCGGGCCACCCGCCTCTACAGGAAGGTACGCCCCGCCCCAACTTCCTGTCCCGCCTGCCTGGTAAAACATGACGGCTTCTCTTTCCCCCGCAGGTGAGGACCTCTTGTACAGAAGACACCCCTGAGCGGGGTCAGATGGCCTGCGTCCTATCAGAAGCTCTTGAGGCCATGAGGGCGGAGCTCCAGTGCCTGCCGTTGGGACCGGGTGGCTGCGGCGGCGGGGCCCTCGCGTTGGCGGCGGACCAGGAAAAAACTGCGGCCCTCCTGGAGGAGTATTCCATGCTGCTGTTGCAGGCCGTCCAGAGGAAGCTGGGAGCCCCCTAACGCTCCTAGGGCCCCCAATCTCCCCCAAGACCCCACTCCCTCCTCACCATCCATCTTCAACTGCAATTTTAACAAAACTTTATTGATTTAATCACTTCCTGTTCCCTGTAACCATGGAAACATAACAGCTGGATGAGTTACAGTTGAcctcaaaaaatgtcacaacttTTGAGAGATATTTAAAAAgttctaaaataaatgtttgcaacAATGTCTGCTTTTGTTAGCATGGATGCTAACACATTAGCATCTCATGTACTACTTACTGCTGAGTCACGTTTGTGATTTCCGGGCAGAAGATTTGATTATGTTAGCGTGGATGCTAGCACGTCAAGTTGTTCCTGAGTAGGACATTCTTATGTTAGCATGTCACATTGTGCTTGGGGATGAACATTGTCTGTTATGTTAGTATGTGAGTAGAAAAAGACTATTTATTGATCGGCCTCAAGCGGGAATAGCAGAAATCCGCTAAAGACGCTAAAGCTGCGCGTGTCGTCATAGAGTCTGTAGCTGGCGGGCAGGCTGAGGCGTACGCGGTCTCCCGCCTCCAGCGGGATTAGTGCGCCATTGGTGGCTGACGCGTAGCCGCCGTGGTCGTTGAGGTCCAGACTGGAGACGATCGGCTGCTGGTTGCGGTACAGGGTGACGCCCATGTAGCCTTTCAGGAAGTCGGCCGCCGTAAAGCTGAACACGTAAACGCCGTCCATGGGGGCCGTGAACAGGCCTGTGCACGATGGGCGAACAATCTTTGTTGTCGTTACCGTCGATCATCACGAGGACGGTGAGCGGTCAAAGCTCACCCGAGGTCTCGTTGTACGCCCGCCCGACGTTGGCGAAAACCTTGGAGAAGATCACAGTGGTCTCCCGGTCAAAAGGTCCCACGGATCCCGAGTCGGTGAGCGcagcggcgaaagccaccttggTCTCGCCTGCTATCACGACATTGGCGACAACATCGATGATGTCGCCCCCAAGCGACAACAACTACACGAACACAACTTGGACTACGACCTGACGTCTGCGTGCCGCGTTGctccaaaacatgcaaacgTGAGCTCAACTCTGTGGAGGGGAACCATCATGAGAGGGACACACccacaattgcacacattttgtttgagtCACCTTCGGTTGTCGCCTTCCAGGTGTTCAGCTTCTGCTTGCTCGTATTCAACTCCGCCTGAAACACTGACGACAAAATGACTGATGAGAACGTGAGAGtaatgtgacaacaaaatagTCACATGCAGACTTTCTACACATTTGAACAACTTCTTGCAGACCCTAATCCTCAGACTTCTCCGCAAAAACAAATGCCTGATAATCATACACCTTGTGGGACATGAATGCGCTTTTTCCAGGGTCACTTGCCCACACGTGCActgggcaccaggacacccaaggtcgcagttcaaCGATCGaatttgtggtcgtgtcatcggacttgcgaccgcatgtctcggacactctggtgaagagaggggcggagctgtcaaccggtCACCGCCTGGTGgcgagttggctccgatggcggTCCGAtttggcaggcccaaacgtattgtgagggtctggtgggaacgtctggcggaatcccctgtcagaaggagtttcaactcccacctccgacagaactttgctgaCGTTCCGGGAGAGTtcgagtggaccgtgttccgcgcctccattgctgaggcggccgaccggagctgtggccgtaaggtggtcggcgcctgtcgtggcggcgatCCCCAAACCCgtgagggatgcagtcaagctgaagaaggagtcctatcgggcctttttggcctgtgggactcctgaggcaggtgatgggtaccggctggccaagcggattgccgctttggtggtcgctgaagcaaaaactcgggcatgggaggagttcggtgaggctatggagaaagacttcctgacggcttcgaggaaattctggtccaccatccggcgtctcaggagggggaagcagtgcaccatcgaCACAGTGTATagcggggatggggcgctgctgacctcgactcgggatgttgtgagtcggtggggagaacacTTCGAagaccaacacgccttcccatgaggaagcagagtctgggttctttgAGGCGGGCtcgcctatctctggggttgaggtcaaccgaggtggttaaaaagctgctcggtggcaaggccccgtgggtgtatgagattcgcccggagttcctcaaggctctggatgttgtggggctgtcctggttgacacgcctctgcaacagcacgtggacatcggggagcgttcctctggattggcagactgggatggtggtgcccctttttaagaaggggaaatcacactcctcagcctccctggtaaggtccgacaggtgtcagagtttggtccgcatatccggcagtaagtcggactcgtttcctgTGAGGGTtgtactccgccaaggctgccctttgtcaccaattctgttcataacttttatggacagattttTCTAGGCGCacccgaggcgtagagggggtccggtttggtggcctcagtgttgcagctctgctttttgcagaggatgtggttctgttggcttcatcaagccgttacctccaactctcactggagcggttcgcagcagagtgtgaagcggctgggatgagaaacagcacctccaaatccgagaccgtggtcctcagtcggaaaagggtggcgtgccctctccgggtcggggatgagaccctgccccaagtggaggagttcaagtatcttggggtcttgttcaagagtgaggaaagaatggaacgggagatcgacaggctgatcggtgcggcgtctgcagtgatgcggactttgtatcggtccgttgtggtgaaggagctaagccgaaaggggaagctctccatttaccggccgatctatgttcctaccctcacctatggtcaccaactgtgggtcgtgacccaaagaacaagatcccggatacgagcggccgaaacgagtttcctccgcagggtgtccgggctctcccttagagaacgggtgagaagctcagtcatccgggaggatctagagccgttgctccttcacatcgagaggagccagatgaggtggccggggcatctgattcggatgcctcccggacgcctccccggtgaggtgttccggggacgacccaggacacgctggagagagtacgtctctcggctggcccgggaacgcctcgggatccccccggaagagctggatgaagtggctggggagaggaaagtctgggcgtccctgctaaagctactgcccccgcgacccgacctcgggtaagcggaggaagatggatggatggatggatggatggatggacatgctCATGACATGAGTGACATCCTGTATGTGAGCGCACAACAAGCGACATAGAAACCAGATGAGTAGCTTCTGCGTCAGTCACGACTTCATGTTGGAGGGTTGCGTTGTCCGAGCTGAAGGATGTCGCAATGACAAAAGTGATGgtgttctctctctcacacacacctgcactgTGAGTCTTGAGTTGTTCCAGAAGTTTCTCGCTGACGTTCAGTCGGACCTCCAACGCTACACGGTCACATGACAATGTCATGAGAACATGATCGCAACATGACATTGACATGAGAACAACAGGACATCGTGACAGCGACATGGTAACAACACGAGTGGCACGTGAACATCGGCAAACCTGCGGTGTCGTCCATGTTGCGCGCTAGTCGTGCGCCTATGTCGGACGTTTGCGTTGTCTGAGCTGAAGGACGACAAAACTGTCAAGCGAAGTCGTCGATCAGGATGAAGATTACAAACTAAACTGACCTGAGCACAGAACCTTCAGCTTCTCCACGCGAGCCTCGGCCGACCTCAAGCTGCCCTCGAGAGCTTCGAGCGGCACATTGCGTCCGATCGGCAATTAGTTAGGAAATGAGCAGGCTAATATGCTAATAGCGTATTAGCATACTGTACCTGAGGTGTTGTTGCGCCCGTCAGACAGTTGTGCTTCCATGCTGGAAAGTTGACTTGACTGGACTGAAAAATGAACGTCAACAAGGAGAACATGAGCAGAACCTCTTATGTTACACTTTAAGTCTCCGGAGTCAAAAGTTGGAGGTTCTAGTCCAAATCATCCTAACAGCAAACTGCTGTTCTGCTTTTAGAACCTCACTTGACTTGTCAGTCTGCAGATCCTCCACAAGGTTCTCCACCACACTCAGTCGCACCTGCAACCCTGCAGACAAGAACCGCcttagtgacacacacacacacacacacacacacacacacacacacagtgattgTGTGCTTACCTTcactttgtgtctgtgtgtcgtTCAGTGTGTTCACCACAGCAGCTGCAGGCAAACATAAAACCACAGTCCTGACCCCCAGAATCAAGCCTTCAAAAGTCAAGATGTCCAGTTTACCCCTCAAGAATGAAGACCTTTCAGTGTGCAGAATTACAGAATCAAAACTTCTAAAGTAAAAACATCCCGACTCAAGACCTCCAGTCTCTACACCTCCAGAATATACAACTTCAGGGTCCGGACTTCCAGAAGATAAGACCACAAGAAGCAAGACTGCCAGAGTTCCGACTTTAGACTTTTAGACTCAAGACCTCCAAAGTCAAGAACTTCAGAAGTAAGACCGATAGAGTCAAAGCCTCCAGAATCAAGATCTACGGAGTCCAGACCTCGAGAGTCTAGGCTTCCAGAGGCCAGACCAGCAGAAGCCCTTCAATGTATGGTTACCTCTGACGTCCTGTAGGTGTCGCTCTCCTATCGTCACTTTGCCCTCCAGGTGGATCAGTCGAGCATGGAGAGCGCTCACGTTGTGGTGTAGATGTGATGAATCTGAAAAACAGCACGTCATCATCAAGACCTTTCAGAGTGTAGACTTGCAGACTCTAAACAAAACCTCCTGACTCAAGTCCTTCAGACTCAAGACATCCTCAGTCAAGACCTCCAGAATCTAGAACTCCAGGGTCAAAACTCCAGAAAACAAGACTTCAAGAATCAAGACTGTCAATGTTCAGACCTCAGAATCTAGCCTTCCAGAGTCAAGACATAGTCAAAGCCTCCAGAATCAAGCTCGACAGAGTCCAGACCTCCAGAAGTCCTCCAATGTATGGTTACCGCTGATGTCCTGTAGGTGTCTTTCTGTAGTCATCACTTTGCCCTCAAGGTGCAGCAGTCGAGCATGGAGAGCACTCACGTTGTGGTGTAGATGTGATGAATCTGAAAAACAGCACGTCATCATCAAGACCTAAGACCTTCATGGTCTTAATGCACTTGACTCACATGGTCTAAGTGGTCTAAATAAATCTTCCTGTACATAGTCTAGGAGGACTTACATGGTCTAACTTGACTTACTTGGTGTAAGTGGAGTAACACTGTCAGGGTGGAGTCACATTGTGTTTACAGTACATGCTCAGGGAGTGTCTGAGAACCCACTATCATCATCAAAGATGGTCAACCGGAACCAGAACATGGAGTTTCACCTGTGTCCAGACGGGATTTCTCCTCCCACCGTCGGCCATCTTGGTCCGCACTCGAGGCCGCCATGTGACCCTGGCTGGCGTTCTGATGGCCTTGGACCTCTAAGTCCTCGACTGGAAAGAAATAAAAGTGAGAGCGAGCTTCTGCTGAACCAGTGACAGGAAACTGGAAGTGGTTCTTACCTGAGCTCCGCTTCCTCAGATCCTCCACCAGGCAAAGGCGAGACGCGAGGACTGTAAGCACACCAACAATTGATGAGTCATGTGACTTGTGAGGCCagctctgattggctgccttGATCTTTGAACCGTTGAAGATCACCTGCGCTCTTCCTCCTAAGCTGGTCCAGGGCGCTCTCACTGGACCTCAGCCTCGTCCTCAGGAAGGGAAGTTCGCCGGCCAGGACTGGACATCATTTGTCATGTTCAGTGACGAGTACATGGACGCCATGATTCGCGACTGGTTAATGGATGTCAGTCAAGCGGATGATCGGACTCACATGATGTCTTCTTCTGCAAGTCCTCCACAGAACTTTCACTGGTGTTCAGTCTGGACTGCAGTCTCCACACTTCCTCTG of the Phycodurus eques isolate BA_2022a chromosome 14, UOR_Pequ_1.1, whole genome shotgun sequence genome contains:
- the LOC133412725 gene encoding uncharacterized protein LOC133412725 isoform X5, which codes for MVAMRFSVAAAVLLPLFGQSAVFGLLPTLDLDRDRSFRMRTVAQDSSIPPELPVIWTELVGLRQLVLSLQAAVVDQRQALRTSESRQRDGQEAAEKQRRQLDSVQVQIEADRKMVFGLQAAAVDQGQALRTAETRLRDGEEGAEKQRWVLDSLQVQMEADRKMVSEIHADLRKREEHQQEEVWRLQSRLNTSESSVEDLQKKTSFLAGELPFLRTRLRSSESALDQLRRKSAVLASRLCLVEDLRKRSSVEDLEVQGHQNASQGHMAASSADQDGRRWEEKSRLDTDSSHLHHNVSALHARLLHLEGKVMTTERHLQDISDSSHLHHNVSALHARLIHLEGKVTIGERHLQDVRGLILGVRTVVLCLPAAAVVNTLNDTQTQSEGLQVRLSVVENLVEDLQTDKSIQSSQLSSMEAQLSDGRNNTSALEGSLRSAEARVEKLKVLCSAQTTQTSDIGARLARNMDDTAALEVRLNVSEKLLEQLKTHSAVFQAELNTSKQKLNTWKATTEGFRQRRAGVQRDLGPVHGPHGRRLRVQLYGGRLPERLHGRHPVPQPAADRLQSGPQRPRRLRVSHQWRTNPAGGGRPRTPQPARQLQTL
- the LOC133412725 gene encoding cytoskeletal protein Sojo-like isoform X4, whose protein sequence is MVAMRFSVAAAVLLPLFGQSAVFGLLPTLDLDRDRSFRMRTVAQDSSIPPELPVIWTELVGLRQLVLSLQAAVVDQRQALRTSESRQRDGQEAAEKQRRQLDSVQVQIEADRKMVFGLQAAAVDQGQALRTAETRLRDGEEGAEKQRWVLDSLQVQMEADRKMVSEIHADLRKREEHQQEEVWRLQSRLNTSESSVEDLQKKTSFLAGELPFLRTRLRSSESALDQLRRKSAVLASRLCLVEDLRKRSSVEDLEVQGHQNASQGHMAASSADQDGRRWEEKSRLDTDSSHLHHNVSALHARLLHLEGKVMTTERHLQDISDSSHLHHNVSALHARLIHLEGKVTIGERHLQDVRGLILGVRTVVLCLPAAAVVNTLNDTQTQSEGLQVRLSVVENLVEDLQTDKSIQSSQLSSMEAQLSDGRNNTSVFQAELNTSKQKLNTWKATTEELSSRLHVLEQRGTQTSGETKVAFAAALTDSGSVGPFDRETTVIFSKVFANVGRAYNETSGLFTAPMDGVYVFSFTAADFLKGYMGVTLYRNQQPIVSSLDLNDHGGYASATNGALIPLEAGDRVRLSLPASYRLYDDTRSFSVFSGFLLFPLEADQ
- the LOC133412725 gene encoding uncharacterized protein LOC133412725 isoform X3 — encoded protein: MVAMRFSVAAAVLLPLFGQSAVFGLLPTLDLDRDRSFRMRTVAQDSSIPPELPVIWTELVGLRQLVLSLQAAVVDQRQALRTSESRQRDGQEAAEKQRRQLDSVQVQIEADRKMVFGLQAAAVDQGQALRTAETRLRDGEEGAEKQRWVLDSLQVQMEADRKMVSEIHADLRKREEHQQEEVWRLQSRLNTSESSVEDLQKKTSFLAGELPFLRTRLRSSESALDQLRRKSAVLASRLCLVEDLRKRSSVEDLEVQGHQNASQGHMAASSADQDGRRWEEKSRLDTDSSHLHHNVSALHARLLHLEGKVMTTERHLQDISDSSHLHHNVSALHARLIHLEGKVTIGERHLQDVRGLILGVRTVVLCLPAAAVVNTLNDTQTQSEGLQVRLSVVENLVEDLQTDKSIQSSQLSSMEAQLSDGRNNTSALEVRLNVSEKLLEQLKTHSAVFQAELNTSKQKLNTWKATTEELSSRLHVLEQRGTQTSGETKVAFAAALTDSGSVGPFDRETTVIFSKVFANVGRAYNETSGLFTAPMDGVYVFSFTAADFLKGYMGVTLYRNQQPIVSSLDLNDHGGYASATNGALIPLEAGDRVRLSLPASYRLYDDTRSFSVFSGFLLFPLEADQ
- the LOC133412725 gene encoding cytoskeletal protein Sojo-like isoform X1, with product MVAMRFSVAAAVLLPLFGQSAVFGLLPTLDLDRDRSFRMRTVAQDSSIPPELPVIWTELVGLRQLVLSLQAAVVDQRQALRTSESRQRDGQEAAEKQRRQLDSVQVQIEADRKMVFGLQAAAVDQGQALRTAETRLRDGEEGAEKQRWVLDSLQVQMEADRKMVSEIHADLRKREEHQQEEVWRLQSRLNTSESSVEDLQKKTSFLAGELPFLRTRLRSSESALDQLRRKSAVLASRLCLVEDLRKRSSVEDLEVQGHQNASQGHMAASSADQDGRRWEEKSRLDTDSSHLHHNVSALHARLLHLEGKVMTTERHLQDISDSSHLHHNVSALHARLIHLEGKVTIGERHLQDVRGLILGVRTVVLCLPAAAVVNTLNDTQTQSEGLQVRLSVVENLVEDLQTDKSIQSSQLSSMEAQLSDGRNNTSALEGSLRSAEARVEKLKVLCSAQTTQTSDIGARLARNMDDTAALEVRLNVSEKLLEQLKTHSAVFQAELNTSKQKLNTWKATTEELSSRLHVLEQRGTQTSGETKVAFAAALTDSGSVGPFDRETTVIFSKVFANVGRAYNETSGLFTAPMDGVYVFSFTAADFLKGYMGVTLYRNQQPIVSSLDLNDHGGYASATNGALIPLEAGDRVRLSLPASYRLYDDTRSFSVFSGFLLFPLEADQ
- the LOC133412725 gene encoding paramyosin-like isoform X2, whose amino-acid sequence is MVAMRFSVAAAVLLPLFGQSAVFGLLPTLDLDRDRSFRMRTVAQDSSIPPELPVIWTELVGLRQLVLSLQAAVVDQRQALRTSESRQRDGQEAAEKQRRQLDSVQVQIEADRKMVFGLQAAAVDQGQALRTAETRLRDGEEGAEKQRWVLDSLQVQMEADRKMVSEIHADLRKREEHQQEEVWRLQSRLNTSESSVEDLQKKTSFLAGELPFLRTRLRSSESALDQLRRKSAVLASRLCLVEDLRKRSSVEDLEVQGHQNASQGHMAASSADQDGRRWEEKSRLDTDSSHLHHNVSALHARLLHLEGKVMTTERHLQDISDSSHLHHNVSALHARLIHLEGKVTIGERHLQDVRAAVVNTLNDTQTQSEGLQVRLSVVENLVEDLQTDKSIQSSQLSSMEAQLSDGRNNTSALEGSLRSAEARVEKLKVLCSAQTTQTSDIGARLARNMDDTAALEVRLNVSEKLLEQLKTHSAVFQAELNTSKQKLNTWKATTEELSSRLHVLEQRGTQTSGETKVAFAAALTDSGSVGPFDRETTVIFSKVFANVGRAYNETSGLFTAPMDGVYVFSFTAADFLKGYMGVTLYRNQQPIVSSLDLNDHGGYASATNGALIPLEAGDRVRLSLPASYRLYDDTRSFSVFSGFLLFPLEADQ